ctttcagcatcttcaaaacattgcgagtaaataccgttcgtgtttattccttgacaggccagtgcattgaacttttcttcagatagtttgtcagatcaataatttttattgatgaaaatttttaaatacattttatatcatgttctgcTAATATCTGTTAAAATTGGaagttatcatttctgagttttaaattttagttttctattttagttatgtatttgtttattttatttttaattattcagttatgttatattaatccagtttATTTTAAGGCCAACCCTAATCACgttgcgagcatgactgaccacacccatacatttgaagtgactgtgtgtgtgtgtgtgtgtgtgtgtgtgttgtgtgtgtgtgtgtgtgtgtgtgtgtgtgtgtgtgtgtgtgtatgcatgctcgtatttgtattttcacgaaagtccactttcatctctaaaagTAACAATtggtcattcatttttttgttttcacaattgGTTTTTAACAAGCTAAAATATAATTCATTTGAATACttgattatttttataatttttgtaGGATACTCAACTTGAAATATTCAGTAGCTGCAGCCCTATTACATTGTGGAATTGAACAATATccaaattgtttttatcccattacAAAGTGTCATAACTGTCCCACGGTAATGTTCTTGACAAATTCTTGAAAATAaggaaattcagaaaaaaatagacaaatagTTATGTGAGTTTCAATAGGTTGGCAGCACCACATATACAAAtgtatacttatttttttattttccaggtAGGCATCCTGAACAGGTTGAGTGCAGAGAATGCAGATGAGTACAACTTTGTGCGCTCTTATGAGTGCTTCCAGCACAAGGGTCATACATGCTTGGTGTTTGAGATGCTTGAGCAGAACCTGTATGACTTTCTGAAGCACAGCAAGTTTAGCCCACTGCCTCTGCGGCATATTAGACCAATTCTACAACAGGTAGGCACACCTTCTCAGAGtcacccccctcccaaaaaaaaaaaaatatatatatatatgtatatataggtTTGCAGGCCGACAAATTTTTGTGTTTAGGTGGCCACGGCACTCATGAAGCTCAAGAGCTTGGGACTGATTCATGCTGACCTCAAGCCTGAAAACATTATGCTGGTGGACCCCCTCAGGCAACCCTACAGAGTCAAGGTCATTGACTTTGGATCTGCAAGCCATGTTTCCAAGGCTGTGTGCTCAACATATTTGCAGTCTCGCTACTACAGGTATCACAATTTCACAAACTCTCTTTTTATTACTCCACCTTGCTCGTCCCTCAAACCTATGCTTTGCTGTGCAGGGCACCTGAAATCATTTTAGGTTTGCCGTTCTGTGAGGCTATTGATATGTGGTCCCTGGGCTGTGTGATTGCTGAGCTCTTTCTGGGGTGGCCTCTTTACCCTGGAGCATCAGAGTATGATCAGGTCAGTACTGCAGTTCAAGCTAACCTAGAAACAAGAGCCTCAGTGGAAATCTGTActtaatgtatgtatgtataaaaattgagtacaattttatttattttttacccctTTTTATAGATCCGCTACATTTCTCAGACTCAAGGCCTACCAGCTGAGTACCTATTGAGTGCAGGCACAAAAACTAGCCGCTTTTTCAACCGAGGACCAGACTCTAGCTACCCACTTTGGAGACTTAAGGTCACTAAACCTTACTTTCTTATTCTATTTattaggctttacacgatcaggatttttggggctaatcagatagttaaaaaaaaaaactgtaatagACCACCGATCCGGTCACAAGATTGATCAATGAGTTATTAATATGACCTGTTTGTTTACTgtgtatacttgtgtacttaatttttcaaaaataataatttttttgttcatctatttatgcctgTGAGGCATAATgaaagacagaacaaattaatgcctataatgaaataaaatacagtaattaatttttttgccaCATCAAGTAAACAGATTTTTGTATAACAAACTCACTGAATGATCATATCAATTATGCAGACACCATCAGAACATGAAATGGAGATGGGAATCAAATCCAAGGAAGCTAGAAAATACATCTTTAACTGTTTGGATGACATGATGCAGGTACTTTTTTAGGGACAATAAGCTCTTAAGTCATACATCATATGGGCCTACATTTACAAagagaacaaaataaaacattttttctgtcAACATGATTTCCCCAGGTCAACCTCTCATCTCATTTGGAGGGTACGGACATGCTGGCTGAGAAAGCTGATCGACGAGAGTTTATAGATCTCCTGAAGAGGATGCTCCGCCTCGATGCTGACAAGAGGATTACGCCTACAAAGACCTTGGGTCACCCTTTTGTGACAATGAGCCACCTCATGGATTATCCACACAGCTCTCAGTAAGTGGGCAGACTCGTGCAGTAAACCCTCACATTTGTGGGAGATGAGCACAGCTCTCAAGGAACACTGATAAGCACAATTGAGGCCTTGATAAAAACACTGGGGCAAAGAAGTtctcacttaaaaagatgaggccTGTAATTTTAATCATAGGCATACTTCACCTATGAgagacaaaataagaaaaaaattccagagcatatgtatatagatataatttttttttattatttattaccaAATTAGAGTGAAATACAAGTATTTGGTCATCAACAAACAAGCAAGATTTCTGGCTCCCACAGACCTGTAACTTCTTCTTTAATACGCATCTCTGTCCTCCACACCTAACCTGTATTAATGGCGCATGTTTGCAATCTTCCTTGATCTGGCGCTCCACACAAGATCTCACTTTGTGgggtcaaaatgatcaaaagTGGAGTAACCACAGCAGGGGGACCTAGTGAATGACCTGCAAGAGCTGGGACTAAAGTAACAAAGGTTACCACCAGTAACACATTACGTCACCTTGGGACTCAAATCATGCTGTGGTAGACTTGTCCCACTTCTTAAGCCACTACATGTCGAGACCCTTCTGAAGTTTGCTGGAGCACATTTAGATGATCCAGAAGACGATTGGGACAATGTCATATGGTCAGATGTAACCAAAATACAAGTTTTTGGTAAGAACTtaagtttggaggagaaaaaatgatgagttgcatccaaagaacaccatacctacaGTAAAGCATGAGGGTGagaacatcatgctttggggctgtttttctgcaaagggaCCAGTACGACTGATCCGTGTAAAGGAAAGAATACATGGGGCTATGTATCTTGAAATTTTGTGTGAAAACCTCCTTCCATCAGCAAGCACATTGAATATGAAATGTGGCTGGGTTTTAATGCATGACAGTCATCCCAAACACACCGCCCGGACAACGAAAGttgacctagccagtctccagatctctaccccaaagaaaatctttggagggaggtgaaatTTTGTGTTGTCTAgtgacagccccacaacattacCGCCAAAATGTGTGAAGAtttacagaaaacatttgacttATCATTTCCAGCAAAGGGGATATAACAAAAGTGTGAAGATGAATTTTTGTTGGTGACCAAATGCTTATTTTCCACTGTAATTTGCTAATAATTTCCATAAAAATCTGATGTGATTTTCTGGATATTTTTGGATCACTGTTTGGGAATATGGTTAGCAACAGGATCACAATTATAAGAGTGGAAAAATAGGTCACCATTCGGGCTAACACAAACATACGTCAACAAGGCTGGAACAGTGACACTGAAGAGGAAGACCCTTGAATTGGATGTTGAGGAAGGGGAAATGGAGGATGTTGATGACGCCCAGGAAGAGCCCATTGCCTGAAAGACAGAGCGAAAAAATGCTGAGGTGGGGCTTAAGCCTGAGGGAAGATTGGGTTGACGTTGTTGAATGAGACTTGCAGAGGGAGAGGGGCTCTTTTCATCGaacatttagaatttttttcagtAGGTTGGGTCAGGCGAGTAATATTTaactcatgtttttttattgcaatgaaaaatgagaTTGTTTAATCAATTTATCAATGCAAACTTTCTGCTTCTAAAGAAATCTGttaaaatgtcatcatttttcaATTGATTGAATTTTGCATGGGCATCTACTTATGATAATGTTTGTATTTaagaaatacaaacattttggttGCATAAGTATTTCTCTTTGAATGTAATTTCATGAAATAACCCACAATTCCCAGTTTGTTCATTCATTGATATTTCATACCACTTATACAGTAAATTCCCATGGAATGTTTCCATTTTGGAATATTTCTATAATTCCTCATCTTTATCTACACAGTCATCCAAATTTGCTGGTATCGATCTGAAAATTTTGGAACGCTAGTGCCTGCTTGTACACATCTTCTTACTGATAGTGAGGCTTTCTTGAAGGGTCCTCAAAGTAAAATGTTGTTCCTCCCCAGTGTGAAGTCGTGCTTCCAGAACATGGAAATCTGCAAGCGCCGTAGCACCTACGATAGCAACAAATCCATCTACTCCACTAATGCAGTCCCGAGCGCTGCAGCCGGAAACCTGACTGTTACCTTCAGTAGTCAACTCAACCAGCATAACCAGGCAAGCTCAACACCTTCTCTATGGCTTACATGTGAATTGATCTTTCAGTGCTTTAACTAGTGAATGTGCAACAGGTGCCTTCTGCGGGGGGAGCGGTGCCTTTGCTGAATTATCAACCGGCGTTGTACCAGCAGGCAACGATCAACATTCCCGGTCTGACGCAACAAAGTGTCCCTATTCCAGCACGTCCTGGTGGGCTATGTAGTCAGGCAGAACCCTTCCAGCAGACTCTGATTGTTTGCCCACCTTCCACCATTCAAGGTTAGAGGGAGTGACTGAGTCGTAGATAAGGAACAGTGATGCCTTGACTTTGGAATGTAATTTGTCCTATACACATGCTTGTACCTCAAAACACATCTCAAATCCTCTTtccccattcaaatgaatggaaattccaTTAATCTGGTCAagttccacaaaaaaaagagaaaccattttttttcaacaaccctgtgaatattctcattcatgaAGGTAGTTTCATTCTCATGTTCTTTGAGTCAATCGCAACTCCACTGGTCTTCATAGGTGATGTTTCTCCTCTTATCCTAGTGAGCTTCATCAGTTCTTACATCAAGGCTTATCCAGGACAGACAAGCCTGAGTTGATGTGGAAATACTCAGCTCATTGGGATGTGCCTCCAATTTACCACATATGGTGTCAATCTTTTGGAATGCGAAACGACAGTCGTTAGGATGCCTTGGAGTCGAttgtttttaacaacaaaaatagcataaagTATTTTGCTTTatgaaaacatacaataataTCTTAAAGTCGAATGCAAATAATCAAAACATTCTGTGCATCCTGCTTGACAGTAATTCACTATGCTGCTCCTTCTTGTGGGTACATGTTGAGTACCAGGTGGCAGTGTACGCCGTACAGACTAGCGGCTAACGTTTTTTGGGATTCTCAGCGGATGGGAGTGAATTTCACCATCAATCTTGAGCAGGAGCTAAGGTCATCAGGAGTGAGTAGGAACTATATCCCCTTCACACCGACCTCAATATTGATAAACTAATGGATTGATATGgcttttgtgtatgttttttatCATTTGGCAATTGTATTTCTTACTTTGACTAAGATAGAGATGTACTGCATATTTTatattgaggaagaaaaaacgATCAGGATTTactagagtttaaaaaaaatggaggggtggggtaataggaatgggaggctgtgtttatttaaaaaaaaaaaaaacattcacttgaGATTGGGAGGGAGTGAGATCGACCTCAGTTGGGAGTGGGAGGTAGTGAGAGTCCACTTCCCCTCTGTCAGCCTCTAATCCAGACAAACTACATAGAAACTtaatgatataaaaaaataaccaagCTACAGTAACTTGGTAATTTTTCAAAGAGGCTTTAAGAATGTGCTTTTGAGAATTGTATACTCTGTTTTCATGTGTTCAAAGAAGTTAAAGATTTTGAAATGCAATGCTAGTTTTGCTAGCCTTTCTattgtttttccccattaaatgTTAGCAGTAAAATAGCGGATTAATGCCAAAGTTATGCGGTTTGGATAAATAcacaaattttctttttcaattttatagTAAACCTCACCTGGGGGTGTCTATAAACTGGCTTAAGCACTTAgattctttttgaagaagaattgTTTACTAGCTGCTGCTTGTTGGGAAGTTCCTTGTCATCATCCTGTACTTGTAACATAAATTTGTGGGCACCACTCTAGAGGAAAAATTTGGGGACTGCTAGGTCAAGGTATCACTGTATTCCAATTGTAGCATCCGTACTGTTTTATACATGAAACTTGCGAGATGTTCATCAAtatgattcatccatccagggCTGCAGTCAACAAGCAAGAGCTCAAGTTTCCCTGTAAGAATGGATAACTCGGTTCCTATAGTACCTCAGAATCAGCCTGCACAATCCTTGCAGATCCAGCCCAGCATGCTCACACAGGTAAGAGTTCAGTGGGCGTTTGCATGTCTGACGTCAGCCAACCTTCTTATAATATAAATCACACAGTATTTGACTGTATCAGCTTTCTTTTATGTTgagttgtgattgtttttctGGCATTTAAGTGCTGATATGGCAGATTTTGTGGTTTGAATGTATGAAAATTCGGTTTCCTTTTTTGCATCCACTTTTGGTAAATTTCTGCATCATCATGTGTCACCCACATTACATGTCATGTAAGAACCTCAAAAAGGGCATTTTGGCTACCCTGAATGTGAAGTTATCTTTAACTGTTATTATGGTGTGAAGCAGGGCTGGACGATATAGGGAAAAGATGacattgcatttgtttttccataactCCACAATATATATTATgatgtggggaaaaatacaGGATAACATTTTTTATGTGAAAATCAGCACACATATTTCTTTCCCTTTTGGACAAAGTATAATGGCTCAAGTGGAAAATAAACCACACACTAACCGCAGACCTCAGATGTATTCTGAGATTTCTCTGTGCCTGAGAATATTAGTTTTAATCAATCTGtaattttacacatttgaaCATAATAATCATGTACCTAGGCCTAGTTTTTTGTGAAGCTAAAAAGCCCCAAACGTTATCACAATAAATGGAATCATAAATCtgtaatcatgaaaaataacgCCTGTgatgttttgggggggaattAATGTGCTTTTAAATCATTGTTGTTATTTTCCCCTTGGCTCTGAAATAGAGGTTCACGACCAGCCTGTTTTACATATATGCGGTGCACACAAAACAAGGCTGTGCAGAATCAGCAAGAGTGTTATCGGGTTCGGCGGCCTTCCATGAGTCCACCAGCAGTAAATGACACAGCTGTCCAACTCACTGTGTGATCTGCGACCTCAATAATGTGTATCGAGTCCGGAACAAATAGcgtgtccattttatttatccaGCGATAAGTCAATATAGTAATTCTGACAGGCCTCCATGCATTAGTGTTATTATATTTCAGTGCATTAGTTTAAGCAACACACACTGCCGTCTGCACAATGTGCCTGGATCGGACTACACGATTGTAACCCATTAATTGGCCCTCATTTGGTATAGTGGCTTGTTTCCCAGGTCAGGCCCGACATATTTGACGAAACCTTAGAGCATAAATCGACAGAGCACCTTCATGTTTACGTACAAAGGTAAGAGGTTATGTTACCTGCTTTAACCATGTTCAGAGCACTTCAACCTTACCTGAAGCTCTCCTTGAAGAATAGTCTAAAATAATATCCAAACGCACCAGGGGATGACATCACACCTACAGGATTCTCTGTATGTTGTTTGAAGGGTTCTCTTTTATTCTAACATCAGTGCTAATTATATTAGCGTGTCTAGTTTTTAGTACTTTGGTTTGCAGACATTGATTAATTGTTTTACATGACAGTTTTACAGTGAACAACCTCTGGGAGTAAAAACTCAAAGCAGGAACATTTTAACTTATTTGGAGAGATTTTTGCAAGTTTCAATTTTATCTTCTACCCTTGACATCACTAGGACTTTTGTAATGTGACTATTTGTGCAAGCACACACCGCATTGATCATCAAACAATATATCGTGCAGCCCTCATTTCAAGCAACAATATAGTTTTTAGAGCTATGATTACCTATATTTTGTTTCAGCaaatcatattttgtatttccaCAACTGTCATTGCTACTCCGGACTTTATGCTTCTTTTGTCTTGAGTGTCATTTGGCCGCAGATCTGGTCACAAGCTAACAGACCTCATTTCTGTAGTTGCAGTTTGTGTTTCCAGACGGCGTATTCAGCTGGATTGTTTTCTGCTCTCTAAATCGCACAGCAGCCCCAAAGGACATTTCCCTTTCTCACACTGCCTTCCCACATCCTCTAGGGTTCCTGTACACCCCTGATGGTGGCCACCCTTCACCCACCCTCATCAAGCATAGCCTCCCAGTATTCTCTACCAGTCGGGCTAGGTACCGGGGTGGGTCGACCCACTCTCTTGGAGCACACAGCCACAGTGCTGGTAAAGAACCACAAAAAATCGATTTGCACTTTTCCTGCTACCAATAacgcgtctctctctctctctctctctctctctctctctctctctccctctctccctctctctctctctctctctctgtctctctctctgtctctctctgtctctctctctgtctcactctgtctctctctctctctctctctctctttctgtctctcatCACACTTTTACTATTTGTTTGCTTGTCTCTCTTGGCATTACACATTGAATCTCACTCTTCTCATACATGGTCTGCTCAAAGGCCCATGACAATTATATTGCAGTAAATTGCTGATGGAGTCAAGTCCTCTGATCTTTTACTTCCAGCATCCTTGctgacattttatttgtaattctgGATACACATTGACTTAATACATCATTTTAAaggattcctttttttctcctcctgctCCTTTTTTCCCTCCTCACTTGATTTAGGCACTCTGACATTGTCTTTCCCCATAGGTGTGCTTAGGGCATGGAGCGCATGTGTTGCTGAACTGGTCTGTGCTTTGCTTGCAGCTTCTCATATCCTGTCCTCCTTTTTGATTTCAGTACAGGATGGTGCACATCTAAAGCACACCAACATCCCCACAATTTTACTGACACACTTTCTATTTCAGCCCTACAACATATGGCATGCTGCAGACTTATTAGTATTTTCAGTTAACCAAACCAACTAACTCCTATTTCTTCTTTTAACAGGCACCatgatttgttttgtattgttttgcacATCCTGGTCTGTTTTCAGTGCTTCTGCGTTTGTGCTTtgcatgattttgttttgttgcaggGCAGTGCTAAAAATAAGGGAATGGCTTGGGAAAGGTTGCTCCCTGATCTTGTGCTTTGCCTGCAGCAGAGATTTGAGTCTTTGGTTTTATTTCTCAGCATGGCCTGGTTTGCCTGATATGTTCAAGGCATGGAATTCCTTCACTGAACACTGCTATGACCTGGGTTGAATTGTGACTCTCTGGGCCCTTTTCTCCCAGCAGGCCTGGCCCACTGGAACTCAACAGATCCTCATTCCGTCGTCATGGCAACAGGTCCCAGGAGTAGCCATCCACAGCTCTGCTCACCAGGCAAATATTGCAGAGTCACCACAGGACTCCCATCATACAGATACCACCACTCAGCAGGGACACAACTGGAGGTGTGTCAACCATGTGGTCTTCCATCTCCCCCAGGGATGAGAGgcatcattttaatcattgtcTTGATTACATTTGTATCAGGAATTGTTGGGTAGTAATCAACATTAACTATGACTTGAGTGGGGGCGGGGGACAATCCAAGAaggtaaaaaaattgaatttcctTTTTCTATAAGCAAACGGAACAAATTGATAAAGATGGAAGTTAAAGTTTTGCACAAGAAATCGACGATAAAAGTCATACCTACCCCCAGGCTAGTTTTGCaagatttttttacaattggaaaatctgtatttttcatgaattatttttgataaattttcTCTATGGTTCTTCGAGGAATATTGTCTTCAAAATGGTCAACTTTTATATGTaatggaagtaaaaataatttgctCTGATTATGTTGCACAACACTTAACTTtcatgtttcttgttttttgacaGGAGCACAGCACAAACCAAAACTCAACAGGAGCGGAAGAAGGTCAAGGCCCGACGAGGAGAGAACAGAAACAGGTGAGTGACCAGGAGAGAATTATGGCTGATATTAAATGACTCATGACTCCTTAAGGCAGTGGTTTTTAAACTAAGGGGTGCAGCGTCATGACAGGGTGGGCGCTGATTGCCCCCCACAGACATAATTTCAGaggggtgtgtgtatgtgtgtgtgtgtgtgtgcgtgcgttaaTAAAATGTTCATCTCCAAACGTTTGAAAAGCACAGTCTTAGGGTTTAATGACTGTAATCACTGACGTCACTCattgtttttgattaaaaaaagccCAAACACGATAGTTTATCTTCCTGTACTCCTGTAAATGTGAATAATTTGCTCTTGGGTAGATTTCACCATTCAAGgagctctttttatttttactaccCCCCACATGCTTCGGCTCAGGGGTATCTCAACTGCGTCGTTGCTCGGCACCAGTGGTGTGACGTCGTCCAGTCTCATGGCGACTTTGTCGCAGCCCATCGTCATTTCCGACACCCCCAGCCCGGCGGTCAGCATCATAACAATACACAGCGACACCGACACAGAGGATGAGCGCAAGTTTCATCCTGCCAGGTGAGCCTCTGATGACCCAGTTACAAAGATTTTTAACCAGCAAATCTTGGATTGTGAACTAAAGCCGTTTCTCTTTTAAAGCAGTGTTACACTCAGCCAGCGCACTAATGTTATCAGCTGTGTGACTGTGCACGACTCCGACTCCTCTACCGCCAGCCCCCTGACGCCGCGTCCCCGCGCACTTAACACAACTAGCGCCGTTTCCTCTCGCCAGGCCAAGTCTCTGGCTGTGGTGGCGCCCTCAGTCAAAGTTCAGGCGCTTGACAGAGGAGTGGCTACACGTAGCCGCCCAGAAACTGGTGAGAAGAGCACTCATTCCTGTGCAATCCATcgttctgttgttgtttttttttttttttttttttttttttttcgttgtaaGGGGACAGTGGTTAACATGTAATACTCTTTTGAACCCAAGTGAACTACATAAAACCCAAGAGAACGTCTCATCAGCAGCCAAGTAATTCGGGCGACAGCCTGGAACGGCACGGACTGATGCTGAGCCAGTCCCGCCCCTTAAACCTCAGCCAGGTGAGCCTGCTTTTAGGTTGCAACATACAAATACAATCACACACTAAAACTCTTTTAAGACTTAAGTACACACCCACCTATTTGTGGTACATCTCTCACAAATTCACCTCCCATAATTGGGACCAAGCTCTCCCTCGAAGAGCGGCAAGCTGTGTGAAATTCTCGATCCTGCACACCTGAAAATTTTATAGGCTAAACGAatagtttaaataaaaaatatcccACTAGGGGTAATCCCAGAACAGTTAATCTTATCAAACCTGTTTTACAATACCGTCATCTTGTCTAATGGAGAGAAGTGCTTTACCCCCATCTAGTGGCGCTGACAAGGAAGTTCAAACCTTTGAAGTCGGGCGTTTTAGAACAAGGCAGCCATTTACAGCAGTTCACAGAATATTTTTGCATATTGACAAATGCTATGAGTAATTGTGGAAATGAAGCATTTCATTCAATTTAAAGCTAAATTTAAAACATGCTCACTTTCCTGGGTAATTTCCAGCTAAAAATACCAAATTTGAGGCTACATTCACACCCCAAGCCACGGTGTCCATTTTTTAGGTTAAATATGATTTTCATGTAATAGTTcacattaaaaacataaatacgACTTCTAATGTTGGATTGAATGGGACCATGACATCACAGGGATGTTCACAAAACGGGACACGCACAAACATGAGGTACCGTGTTTCTGGAAGTAAATATGGCAATTTAAAGATGTTGTGCAACTCGAGTCAACATTTTTTACGTTTAGAATTTCTGAGCATCTTCTTTTCACCAGTGATCATTCATGACATTTGTCATCTTTTGATGAGTGATTATGTGCGTTCATACTGCACTTGATTGTGTACATATCCATGTCGGTAGAAGGCTTGTGTCAGATatgaaaaaagatggaattttacTGTTCACATTGACATGAAAAATGTCAGGCACATtgggcaaaataaaaaaagtttacctgCACTGTGAACATAGGTTTAATAACATCGCTCAACATCGCACCCATGCCATCATTCATTTGAAGATGAAACGCCAAAAACACTTCTTTAATGATTAGAGACTTTGATTCAAATATCAATGCGGATTAGTGAGATTGAGTAGTAAATTAGTTAGTTAGAGCTAGTAAGTTCCGTTGCTGTTTTAGACCAAAGCAgcatggaagttgacaaacatttgtgtgtgttttgtgaagGTCCAGCCCCTGGTGTCTTCATCTCAGGAGCGCACCGGGCCGCCCCACGCCGACTCATCCTTACGTCGCCAGCCGACCTTCCCCCCGGCCGCCTCGGCTCCGCACTACAACTTCCCCGAGGTGTCGGCCCTCGCCTCGGTCTCGGCCGCCGGGCCCGGCCTGTACACCTACCCGGCCTCCACCGCCCTCTCATCCGCCTCTCAGGTCATGGAGCAGCTGCTGGGCCGCGGCCACGTCGGCCACCCCGGCCACTCCGGACACTCCCCCTCTGCCTATGCAGCCACGTACCCCTCTTCCTCCacctcgtcgtcctcctccaggAGAGACTCGGCCAGCCGCAAGGAGTCGGTCAGCAGTCTGCTGCACGGTCTGCCAGCGGTCTACCAGCAGCAGTTCGCCGCAGCCTCTCCTTACGTGAGCGTGACTCCGCGGGCCGAGGCGTACGGTGCCTACCAGCTGAGCCCCAGACGCCTGACGCAGTACCCCTACCTATAAGATTCTTCACATAGCACCTCCAAGGGACGACTGTCACTTACCTGATTGCTGCTTTTCACCACAAGGCTTGTcctccatttattttccttcagAAAATATGATCTGACGCCCATCTTTTAGCCACTTAATATTAGGCGTCGTGgtctttgtttctttgtgtgaaGAGAGACTCTGCTCCTGTCACAAGCTGCGACGACACTTAGGCCAGCTTCCTGTGCTAGTGAAGGACTAGCGGACACTAATCCAATGAGTCCCTGTGTTTTAGCTAACCTAATAATAACTGTACTTGACCCTTGTCTGTTTACTCATCAATCTGTCTGTTTAATTTATGTTTTGTCCGCGTACGGGGGGAAGATGAGGGCGTTCGGTTTTAGCCACGAAAGATGGCCCAAATGTGATGGCTCAATGTTAATTTAAGTGCACATGTGATAGTGTTTATGTAGTGACAGTGTTTTAGGCCAGATGAACCATGCAATAGTTTTTTTGATTTTCCGCTCTTTCTTTTTAACTGAATGTATTTATGAAATCCAGACGAGTGACATGAAAAgctttttgggtttgttttaaaacgtgaaaaaaaaaaaagcaaattatcCTGTTTCTTCTTCAAAGATAAAATATGTATCTTGTTTGTCATAGCCACACCTATGAAATGCAAAATTTACTAGCCACTGTTATTTAGTACCTCTTCATAATTGGTTGAAGTAAGGCCAGTTTTTATGTAACAAAGATAACCTTTG
This portion of the Syngnathoides biaculeatus isolate LvHL_M chromosome 10, ASM1980259v1, whole genome shotgun sequence genome encodes:
- the hipk1b gene encoding homeodomain-interacting protein kinase 1 isoform X3, giving the protein MTSQLQVFSPPSISSSAFCRVKKLKVENSVWDVSTTEAYSSIAGQSAYTFTPAMAVPPFAPSLVFPPTAPGSRGQVVVRAADSTGSLPRGSSRRVTEHATSSSYAHIETASETRGHRHGQKRKMEETNEGSGSGCGSVQILEELSAPAATFSTRTGGGGGGGTGQSIPHSAPTTKSSSSNGEGDYQLVQHEILCSVSCSYEVLEFLGRGTFGQVAKCWKRGTNEIVAIKILKNHPSYARQGQIEVGILNRLSAENADEYNFVRSYECFQHKGHTCLVFEMLEQNLYDFLKHSKFSPLPLRHIRPILQQVATALMKLKSLGLIHADLKPENIMLVDPLRQPYRVKVIDFGSASHVSKAVCSTYLQSRYYRAPEIILGLPFCEAIDMWSLGCVIAELFLGWPLYPGASEYDQIRYISQTQGLPAEYLLSAGTKTSRFFNRGPDSSYPLWRLKTPSEHEMEMGIKSKEARKYIFNCLDDMMQVNLSSHLEGTDMLAEKADRREFIDLLKRMLRLDADKRITPTKTLGHPFVTMSHLMDYPHSSHVKSCFQNMEICKRRSTYDSNKSIYSTNAVPSAAAGNLTVTFSSQLNQHNQVPSAGGAVPLLNYQPALYQQATINIPGLTQQSVPIPARPGGLCSQAEPFQQTLIVCPPSTIQGLQSTSKSSSFPVRMDNSVPIVPQNQPAQSLQIQPSMLTQGSCTPLMVATLHPPSSSIASQYSLPVGLGTGVGRPTLLEHTATVLAWPTGTQQILIPSSWQQVPGVAIHSSAHQANIAESPQDSHHTDTTTQQGHNWRSTAQTKTQQERKKVKARRGENRNRGISTASLLGTSGVTSSSLMATLSQPIVISDTPSPAVSIITIHSDTDTEDERKFHPASSVTLSQRTNVISCVTVHDSDSSTASPLTPRPRALNTTSAVSSRQAKSLAVVAPSVKVQALDRGVATRSRPETVNYIKPKRTSHQQPSNSGDSLERHGLMLSQSRPLNLSQVQPLVSSSQERTGPPHADSSLRRQPTFPPAASAPHYNFPEVSALASVSAAGPGLYTYPASTALSSASQVMEQLLGRGHVGHPGHSGHSPSAYAATYPSSSTSSSSSRRDSASRKESVSSLLHGLPAVYQQQFAAASPYVSVTPRAEAYGAYQLSPRRLTQYPYL